A genomic region of Desulfosarcina ovata subsp. ovata contains the following coding sequences:
- a CDS encoding sigma-54 interaction domain-containing protein, whose product MKTAPHCVILIDAGGKIVESNAVPGSNAFQVGVVLPDAHPDLWLHVKQQLSGEPQPNAATIYSNGKTFRVWVTPLFRSGHEPLAVCVIENHTELDQMALKMRAFKDLSEELDAIIDSSDDGLWVCDAYGTVLRINAASERMNMVRAADIIGRSMEDLVEEGLIDRSVTIEVIRKRCRQNIIQRTRSGRKLILTGTPVFNGAGEIIRVVVSERDITEIDSLSRKLDEQMAIKDKMHHQIREMQLSRTTDSPLVARSPSMVKAVKQALKLSQVRTTVLILGESGTGKGLIANLIHQHSDRADKPMIEINCGAIPENLVETELFGYQKGAFTGADQKGKPGYLELAHQGTLFLDEIAELPLSSQVKLLRFLESARVTRVGGTSSRQLDVRILCATHQDLDKMMAEGRFREDLYYRLHVIPIHIPPLRERKACIPPLIQHYFNHFTKQLGIEEKTRISREAMDVLLAYPFPGNVRELVNLCERMVVMADENEIRIDDLPDSVLDTAEQCKADQMVGFQKNRSLAQMLAEAEQRILEQAKRRYGSQIRMARALGVNQSTIARKMKKYVQS is encoded by the coding sequence ATGAAGACCGCACCGCACTGCGTCATCCTGATCGACGCCGGCGGAAAAATCGTTGAATCCAACGCCGTCCCGGGCTCCAACGCCTTTCAGGTCGGCGTTGTCCTGCCCGATGCACACCCCGATTTGTGGTTGCATGTCAAGCAGCAGCTATCCGGAGAACCGCAGCCCAACGCAGCGACCATTTATTCAAATGGCAAGACGTTTCGCGTGTGGGTGACACCACTTTTCCGGTCCGGCCATGAACCCCTTGCTGTATGCGTGATCGAAAACCACACCGAACTGGACCAGATGGCCCTCAAAATGCGCGCCTTCAAGGATCTCAGCGAGGAGCTGGATGCCATCATCGACTCGAGCGACGACGGTCTGTGGGTATGCGACGCCTATGGTACGGTTTTGCGCATCAATGCCGCCTCGGAGCGAATGAACATGGTGCGGGCCGCGGATATTATCGGCCGGTCCATGGAAGATCTGGTCGAGGAAGGGCTGATCGACCGTTCCGTGACCATCGAGGTGATCCGCAAACGTTGCCGGCAGAACATCATCCAAAGAACCCGATCCGGGCGCAAGCTGATTCTGACGGGAACCCCTGTTTTCAACGGTGCCGGCGAAATCATCCGGGTCGTGGTCAGCGAGCGCGACATCACCGAAATCGACTCCCTGTCCCGGAAACTCGACGAACAAATGGCCATCAAAGACAAGATGCACCACCAGATTCGTGAAATGCAGTTGTCCCGGACAACCGACAGCCCGCTTGTGGCCCGCAGCCCCTCAATGGTCAAGGCCGTGAAACAGGCGCTCAAACTCAGCCAGGTGCGGACCACGGTGTTGATTCTGGGGGAATCGGGAACCGGCAAGGGCCTTATCGCCAACCTGATCCACCAGCATTCCGATCGTGCCGACAAGCCCATGATCGAGATCAACTGTGGCGCCATTCCGGAGAACCTGGTGGAAACCGAGTTGTTCGGCTACCAGAAGGGCGCGTTTACCGGTGCGGACCAAAAGGGAAAGCCCGGCTACCTCGAGCTGGCCCACCAGGGGACTCTGTTTCTGGACGAAATTGCCGAACTGCCGCTATCATCCCAGGTGAAACTGCTCCGCTTTCTGGAAAGCGCCCGGGTCACCCGGGTGGGCGGCACCTCCAGCCGCCAACTTGATGTGCGCATTTTATGCGCCACTCACCAGGACCTGGACAAAATGATGGCCGAGGGTCGATTTCGCGAAGACCTCTACTACCGGTTGCATGTGATTCCCATTCACATCCCCCCCTTGCGGGAGCGCAAGGCGTGTATTCCGCCACTCATCCAGCATTATTTCAACCACTTCACAAAGCAATTGGGGATCGAGGAAAAAACGCGGATCAGCCGGGAGGCCATGGATGTTTTGCTGGCGTACCCGTTTCCGGGAAATGTTCGGGAACTGGTCAATCTTTGCGAACGGATGGTGGTCATGGCCGATGAAAACGAAATCCGTATCGATGACCTTCCCGATTCCGTGCTGGACACCGCCGAACAGTGCAAAGCCGACCAGATGGTTGGGTTTCAGAAAAACCGCAGCCTTGCCCAGATGTTGGCCGAGGCGGAGCAGCGCATTCTGGAGCAGGCCAAAAGAAGGTACGGCAGCCAGATCCGCATGGCCAGGGCCCTGGGTGTCAACCAATCCACCATCGCCCGCAAGATGAAAAAATACGTTCAATCCTGA
- the gabT gene encoding 4-aminobutyrate--2-oxoglutarate transaminase produces the protein MTTNQELHDLRSKVIPNGHTSSTTCYVESAKGAIVKDVEGKEYIDFAGGIAVMNVGHSHPKVVDAIKTQAEKFTHTCFMVHPYDVAVRLADRLCKLTPGSFEKKALFVNSGAEAVENAVKIARYHTKRPGIVAFENAYHGRTCLTMTMTSKVKPYKSGFGPFAPEIYHAPFGDFEAFKNFFITGIDVENTAAVVAEPVQGEGGFIAPPDDFFPQVAAFCKEHGILFVADEIQSGMGRTGKMFAMEHWGIEPDLMTVAKSIAAGMPLSAVVGKKEIMDSVHAGGVGGTYGANPVSCAAALAVLDIFEEENLLEKSVKIGEKLTATFGVWKEKFDIVSEVRGLGAMRGIALFNADGSPAAEQAKQLSKYCYDNGLITLVCGIHGNVIRVLMPLVIEDKQLQRGLDIMEGGLAEVTY, from the coding sequence ATGACAACCAATCAAGAACTTCATGACCTTCGTTCCAAAGTCATTCCCAACGGTCATACAAGCAGCACCACCTGCTATGTTGAGTCTGCCAAAGGCGCCATTGTCAAGGATGTGGAAGGCAAGGAGTACATCGACTTTGCCGGCGGTATTGCGGTGATGAACGTTGGGCACAGTCATCCCAAGGTGGTTGACGCCATTAAAACCCAGGCAGAAAAGTTCACTCACACCTGTTTCATGGTCCATCCTTATGACGTGGCCGTGCGCCTGGCCGATCGGCTGTGCAAACTCACCCCGGGAAGCTTTGAAAAAAAGGCCCTGTTTGTCAACTCCGGTGCTGAAGCTGTTGAAAATGCGGTTAAAATCGCCAGATATCATACAAAACGGCCAGGTATCGTCGCATTTGAAAATGCCTACCACGGTCGAACCTGCCTGACCATGACCATGACCTCCAAGGTAAAGCCCTACAAATCGGGATTCGGTCCCTTTGCCCCTGAGATCTACCACGCGCCCTTTGGAGATTTTGAAGCGTTCAAGAATTTCTTCATTACCGGTATTGACGTTGAAAACACGGCAGCCGTGGTGGCTGAACCGGTTCAGGGGGAAGGGGGCTTCATTGCCCCCCCGGATGATTTTTTTCCCCAGGTGGCCGCCTTTTGCAAGGAACACGGCATCCTCTTTGTTGCCGATGAAATCCAGTCCGGCATGGGCAGAACCGGTAAAATGTTTGCCATGGAACACTGGGGAATTGAACCCGACTTGATGACCGTGGCCAAGAGCATTGCCGCCGGAATGCCCCTGAGCGCTGTTGTGGGCAAGAAGGAAATCATGGATTCGGTTCACGCGGGCGGTGTTGGCGGAACATACGGCGCCAACCCGGTATCCTGTGCGGCAGCCCTTGCCGTCCTGGACATTTTTGAGGAAGAAAACCTTCTGGAGAAGTCTGTCAAGATTGGTGAAAAGCTCACCGCAACCTTTGGGGTCTGGAAGGAAAAATTCGATATTGTCAGCGAAGTCAGGGGATTGGGGGCCATGCGCGGTATCGCCCTGTTCAACGCCGACGGCAGTCCCGCCGCCGAGCAAGCCAAACAGCTGTCCAAATACTGTTACGACAACGGCCTGATCACCCTGGTTTGCGGCATCCATGGGAACGTCATCCGCGTATTGATGCCGCTGGTGATCGAGGATAAACAATTGCAACGGGGATTGGATATCATGGAAGGTGGGCTGGCCGAGGTTACTTACTGA
- the gdhA gene encoding NADP-specific glutamate dehydrogenase, whose product MNNILDYVQQRDPGENEFHQAVTEVMASIQPVMDRNPEYRAAKILERMVEPERVILFRVPWVDDMGEVQVNRGFRIEMNSAIGPYKGGLRFHPSVNLGILKFLAFEQVFKNALTTLPMGGGKGGSDFDPKGKSDMEVMRFCQSFMAELFRHIGPDTDVPAGDIGVGAREIGYLFGMYKRLRNEFSGVLTGKGLNWGGSLIRPEATGYGSVYFAAEMLATRGETLEGKTCLVSGSGNVAQYTLEKLLDLGARPVTCSDSSGYIYDETGIDRKKLAFLMNLKNVRRGRVKEYAEHYSDAVYTAVDPDQDHNPLWAHKANCAFPSATQHEINAKDAQNLVNSGILSVCEGANMPTTPEGIDILIANAILYGPGKAANAGGVSVSGLEMTQNSMRLSWTREEVDNRLQMIMKSIHQTCLSAAGQYGTPGNYMNGANIASFIKVVDAMLDQGVV is encoded by the coding sequence ATGAACAACATCCTCGATTACGTTCAGCAAAGGGATCCGGGCGAGAATGAATTTCACCAGGCGGTAACGGAGGTGATGGCCTCGATCCAGCCGGTGATGGACCGAAATCCCGAATACCGGGCGGCCAAGATCCTGGAGCGCATGGTGGAGCCCGAGCGGGTGATTCTTTTCCGCGTGCCCTGGGTGGACGACATGGGCGAAGTTCAGGTCAACCGGGGATTTCGCATCGAGATGAACAGCGCCATCGGGCCGTACAAGGGCGGTCTTCGCTTTCACCCCTCGGTTAACCTGGGCATCCTGAAATTCCTGGCCTTCGAGCAGGTGTTCAAGAACGCTCTGACTACCTTGCCCATGGGCGGCGGCAAAGGCGGCAGCGACTTCGATCCCAAAGGCAAGAGCGACATGGAAGTGATGCGTTTTTGCCAGAGTTTCATGGCCGAGCTGTTCCGCCACATCGGACCGGACACGGACGTGCCGGCCGGTGACATCGGCGTGGGTGCCCGCGAGATCGGCTATCTTTTCGGCATGTACAAGCGATTGCGCAATGAATTTTCCGGTGTGCTCACCGGCAAAGGCCTGAACTGGGGCGGCAGCCTGATCCGTCCCGAGGCCACGGGGTACGGCTCGGTGTACTTCGCTGCCGAGATGCTGGCCACCAGGGGTGAGACCCTCGAAGGCAAGACCTGCCTGGTATCCGGCTCGGGCAACGTGGCCCAATACACCCTCGAGAAGCTGCTCGACCTTGGGGCCAGGCCGGTGACCTGCTCCGATTCTTCGGGCTACATCTATGACGAGACAGGCATTGACCGGAAGAAGCTGGCGTTTTTGATGAACCTTAAAAATGTGCGCCGGGGTCGGGTGAAGGAATATGCCGAGCACTATTCGGATGCCGTCTACACGGCGGTGGACCCGGATCAGGACCACAATCCGCTATGGGCCCACAAGGCCAACTGCGCCTTCCCCTCGGCCACCCAGCACGAAATCAACGCCAAGGATGCCCAGAATCTGGTGAATAGCGGTATCCTGTCGGTGTGTGAGGGCGCCAACATGCCCACCACACCCGAGGGGATCGATATCCTCATCGCCAACGCCATCCTCTATGGCCCGGGCAAGGCAGCCAACGCCGGTGGCGTATCCGTATCGGGCTTGGAGATGACCCAGAACTCCATGCGGCTGTCCTGGACCCGCGAGGAGGTGGACAACCGCCTGCAGATGATCATGAAAAGCATCCACCAGACTTGCCTGTCGGCCGCCGGGCAGTACGGCACCCCGGGCAACTACATGAACGGAGCCAACATCGCCAGCTTCATCAAGGTGGTGGATGCCATGCTGGATCAGGGGGTGGTGTAA
- a CDS encoding TetR/AcrR family transcriptional regulator, whose translation MRKNKNAALRKPDILESYYQVLIEEGLEGASIGKIASRVGIHPSLIIHYFKNKENMKLELVDLLIEKYESPAMLDFDHIEDDDAHFTALMDVIFSLKWSRTVEPSVHFGFYYLSLRNEEIMDRFKVMFKWLRDYLSRKLDYFNSQGVVRVEDANRAAEYIVTLMEGLEFHSQFLADGEPFEAFSQAAKKSLIRALKNGDF comes from the coding sequence ATGAGGAAGAATAAAAACGCAGCTTTGAGAAAACCGGACATCCTGGAGAGCTATTATCAGGTGTTGATCGAGGAGGGTCTCGAAGGGGCTTCCATCGGCAAGATCGCCAGTCGGGTCGGCATTCATCCCAGCCTGATCATCCATTATTTCAAGAACAAAGAGAATATGAAGCTTGAGTTGGTGGATCTGCTGATCGAGAAATACGAATCGCCGGCGATGCTTGACTTTGACCATATCGAGGATGACGACGCCCATTTCACCGCGTTGATGGATGTGATCTTCTCGCTCAAATGGAGCCGCACGGTGGAGCCCAGTGTTCATTTCGGTTTCTATTATCTCAGCTTGAGAAATGAAGAGATAATGGACCGTTTCAAGGTCATGTTCAAATGGCTTCGTGACTACCTGAGCCGAAAACTGGATTATTTCAACAGCCAGGGCGTTGTCCGGGTGGAGGATGCCAACCGGGCCGCCGAATACATCGTGACCCTGATGGAGGGACTGGAGTTCCACAGCCAGTTTCTGGCCGATGGGGAACCCTTCGAGGCTTTTTCCCAGGCGGCCAAGAAATCCCTGATCCGGGCCTTGAAAAATGGAGATTTCTAA
- a CDS encoding aminotransferase class III-fold pyridoxal phosphate-dependent enzyme has translation MRSYQDALAYSAKWLEIIHQDSESIDESTAKWISQETKHNFVNHFNAGWVNYRKSMTEAGDYGAVEWRGKGARFFDPFGNEYLDFLGGYGALDLGWSHPEVVEAVRAQALKSGIPSQELMDPLRGVLAKLMTDITPGDIDHAFFVASGTEAVEGALKIARLHTGKHSFISTVKAFHGKTSGSLSVMGKKAFRAPLQPYGAQIFFVPFGDADALERQLEICETVGIDIAGFVAEPIQGEAGAIVPPDGYWPRVREICDKFGILMICDEVQTGLGRTGALWGVDHWNVKPDIMMAAKSLGGGVMPVGCFMGSGEIWKAFEEPNPFMHTTTTGGNPMACAAAIATIQVVLRDKLPQRAAELGDYFIGQLNQLTEEFPGIYEKITGKGLLIGQHFIDNEVGYKVAAGLFRRKVLVAGTLVNAKAIRFEPPLIITQAEIDEVLNRLRDTLKSVSAGL, from the coding sequence ATGCGCAGTTACCAGGACGCACTTGCATATTCGGCAAAGTGGCTGGAGATCATTCATCAGGATTCTGAATCCATTGACGAGTCCACGGCCAAATGGATTTCACAGGAAACCAAACACAATTTCGTCAATCATTTCAACGCCGGGTGGGTCAACTACCGCAAATCGATGACCGAAGCCGGGGATTACGGCGCGGTCGAATGGCGTGGTAAAGGGGCCCGTTTCTTTGATCCTTTCGGAAACGAATACCTTGATTTCCTTGGCGGTTATGGCGCCCTCGACCTGGGTTGGTCCCATCCCGAGGTGGTCGAAGCGGTCCGCGCCCAGGCGCTCAAATCCGGTATTCCGAGTCAGGAGCTCATGGACCCGCTCCGCGGGGTGCTGGCCAAACTGATGACCGACATCACACCAGGCGACATCGACCACGCCTTCTTCGTTGCCAGCGGTACCGAGGCGGTCGAAGGGGCGCTCAAAATCGCCCGCCTGCATACAGGCAAACACAGTTTTATTTCCACCGTGAAAGCATTTCACGGAAAAACGTCCGGTTCCCTGAGCGTTATGGGCAAGAAGGCGTTTCGCGCTCCCCTGCAGCCCTATGGAGCTCAGATTTTTTTCGTGCCCTTCGGGGACGCCGATGCCCTGGAGCGCCAGCTCGAGATCTGTGAGACGGTGGGCATTGACATCGCCGGTTTCGTGGCCGAACCGATTCAGGGCGAAGCCGGTGCCATCGTTCCGCCGGATGGGTACTGGCCGCGGGTCCGCGAAATCTGTGACAAATTCGGCATTCTGATGATCTGTGACGAGGTGCAGACCGGTCTTGGCCGAACCGGGGCCCTGTGGGGCGTGGATCACTGGAACGTGAAACCGGATATCATGATGGCCGCCAAATCCCTGGGTGGGGGGGTGATGCCCGTCGGCTGCTTCATGGGCAGCGGCGAGATATGGAAGGCTTTCGAGGAACCCAATCCATTCATGCACACTACCACCACAGGCGGCAATCCCATGGCCTGCGCCGCGGCTATCGCAACCATCCAGGTCGTCCTGCGCGACAAGCTGCCCCAACGGGCCGCCGAACTGGGCGATTATTTCATCGGACAACTCAACCAACTGACCGAGGAGTTTCCGGGGATCTACGAAAAAATCACCGGCAAGGGCCTTCTGATTGGCCAGCATTTCATCGACAACGAGGTCGGTTACAAGGTCGCGGCCGGGCTGTTCCGGCGCAAGGTGCTGGTTGCCGGAACCCTGGTCAATGCCAAGGCGATCCGTTTCGAGCCGCCCCTGATCATCACCCAGGCGGAAATCGACGAGGTGCTCAACCGCCTGCGGGATACATTGAAATCGGTTTCGGCCGGATTATAG
- a CDS encoding aldehyde ferredoxin oxidoreductase family protein, producing MIKGFFHKLLVVDLSRKTFSEEAIEDELLHRTMGGKGLATHLLLERNPPGVDPLSPESNLILALGAASDSPVYGSCRHGIFAKSPQTGLFGESYSGGRLAIPMSRCGFDAMVIHGSSATPVWLEISDGGVVFNDATDLWGQDTFATEKAIKERVDAKRPGIMVIGPAGENRVRFAVVKNDGWRVAGRTGMGAVFGAKNLKGIAFYGSQKRPFADPEGLKAYARETLKTFKDHPATQNYRSKGTPSMVEVMNKAGAFPNRYWSRGVMPGWEKISAEAIKASCQPKPHACQTCFMACGKRVELQGGRHAGLVLEGPEYETIYAFGGLCLIDSIEEIIYLNDLCDRLGVDTISTGNLVALAIEAARRGRIDMAIDYGQPEQAAKLVRDIAARQGTGKLLAEGIKRASRHLDLDDIAVHVKGLEPAGYEPRKLKGMGLAYAVSDRGACHLRSTFYKAELSKMIEPDEMNGKAEMFIDFENRCTLFDSLILCRFYRDFYDWNVLARIYSLTTGLSFTKADLKELAESITADARRFNLREGLTPDDDRLSQRLMTEAIEDGNRLTDDDLQWMIRDYFQLKGWGPDGIPPASEQTA from the coding sequence ATGATTAAGGGATTTTTTCATAAATTGCTGGTGGTCGACTTGAGCCGCAAGACTTTCAGCGAGGAGGCAATCGAAGACGAACTGTTGCACCGGACCATGGGGGGTAAGGGACTTGCCACCCACCTCCTGCTTGAACGCAATCCGCCTGGTGTTGATCCCCTGTCACCGGAAAGCAACCTTATCTTGGCCCTGGGGGCGGCCAGCGACAGCCCGGTATACGGATCCTGCCGCCATGGCATCTTTGCCAAGTCTCCCCAAACCGGACTCTTCGGCGAATCTTACTCCGGTGGACGCCTTGCCATTCCCATGAGCCGTTGCGGATTTGACGCCATGGTCATCCACGGCAGCTCCGCAACGCCGGTATGGCTTGAAATCAGCGATGGTGGGGTGGTTTTTAACGACGCCACCGACCTGTGGGGCCAGGACACATTTGCCACCGAGAAAGCCATCAAAGAACGCGTTGATGCCAAGCGCCCGGGAATCATGGTGATCGGTCCCGCCGGTGAAAACCGGGTACGCTTTGCCGTAGTTAAAAACGATGGCTGGCGGGTGGCCGGACGCACCGGAATGGGCGCGGTTTTCGGTGCCAAAAATCTCAAAGGCATAGCCTTTTATGGCAGCCAAAAGCGGCCCTTTGCCGATCCCGAAGGCTTGAAAGCCTATGCCCGCGAAACGCTCAAAACGTTCAAAGACCACCCGGCCACGCAAAATTACCGCAGCAAGGGCACGCCCTCTATGGTTGAAGTGATGAACAAGGCCGGCGCTTTTCCCAACCGCTATTGGTCCCGGGGCGTCATGCCGGGGTGGGAGAAGATTTCGGCTGAGGCGATCAAGGCCAGTTGCCAGCCCAAACCGCATGCCTGTCAGACCTGCTTCATGGCCTGCGGCAAACGGGTCGAGCTGCAAGGCGGCCGCCATGCGGGACTGGTCCTGGAAGGCCCCGAATATGAAACGATATATGCCTTCGGTGGGTTGTGTTTGATCGACTCCATCGAAGAGATCATCTATCTTAACGATCTATGCGACCGTCTGGGAGTGGATACCATTTCCACGGGCAACTTGGTGGCCCTGGCCATTGAAGCGGCACGACGGGGGCGGATCGACATGGCCATCGATTACGGCCAACCGGAGCAGGCGGCGAAACTGGTCCGTGATATCGCCGCCCGGCAGGGAACGGGCAAACTGTTGGCCGAGGGCATCAAGCGTGCCAGCCGGCATCTGGATCTGGATGATATCGCTGTTCACGTCAAAGGCCTGGAACCCGCTGGCTATGAGCCCCGGAAATTGAAAGGCATGGGCCTGGCATACGCGGTCAGCGATCGGGGCGCCTGTCATCTGCGCAGCACATTCTACAAGGCTGAACTGTCCAAAATGATCGAGCCCGATGAAATGAACGGCAAAGCGGAAATGTTTATCGACTTTGAAAATCGCTGCACGCTCTTCGACAGTCTGATTCTTTGCCGGTTCTACCGGGATTTCTACGATTGGAACGTCCTGGCGCGGATTTATTCGCTGACCACCGGTCTCTCCTTCACCAAGGCCGATCTAAAGGAACTGGCCGAAAGCATCACTGCGGACGCCCGTCGCTTCAACCTGCGCGAAGGCCTGACGCCTGATGACGACCGTTTGTCGCAGCGCCTGATGACCGAAGCCATTGAAGACGGCAACCGGCTTACCGATGACGACCTGCAATGGATGATAAGGGATTACTTTCAGCTCAAAGGCTGGGGACCCGACGGCATACCGCCAGCATCCGAACAAACGGCGTGA
- a CDS encoding hydroxyacid dehydrogenase, which yields MRKTILLIEPTIIPEGVIRSLMDRHRVMVAPDGKTETLIQWIRKHQANAVIPNLELIEGRVIEACPSLEVIGQPGVGTDNIDVVACTEHGIPVVHAPAGNAVSVAEHTMMFILALSRDLTAWDSRVRQNIWQLKNSFLPFEIRNKVLFIIGMGRSGREVARLALAFGMRVMGYRRHPSPEVENFGAQITDSLSDGLSNADFVSLHVPLNAQTHHMISVDELACMKKSAFMINVSRGQVVDPDALYHALHSHVIAGAALDVMDQEPPAANHPLFGLDNLVLTPHIAGNTHEATKRCVMTVVEEVDKVLCAKPPRYIVNPEALNRKTLQ from the coding sequence ATGCGCAAAACCATTCTTTTAATTGAGCCAACAATCATTCCCGAGGGGGTCATCCGATCTCTAATGGATCGACATCGGGTTATGGTGGCGCCCGATGGGAAGACGGAAACCCTGATCCAATGGATCCGCAAACATCAGGCCAACGCCGTTATTCCAAATCTTGAGCTGATCGAAGGCCGGGTTATCGAGGCCTGTCCGAGCCTGGAGGTGATTGGCCAGCCGGGTGTGGGAACCGACAATATTGATGTGGTGGCGTGTACCGAACACGGCATCCCGGTTGTTCACGCTCCCGCAGGCAATGCGGTTTCCGTAGCCGAGCATACAATGATGTTTATTTTGGCCTTGAGTCGAGATTTGACGGCATGGGATTCCAGGGTTAGGCAGAACATCTGGCAGCTAAAGAATTCATTTCTCCCGTTCGAAATCCGGAATAAGGTCCTGTTCATCATCGGGATGGGCAGAAGCGGACGCGAAGTTGCCAGGCTGGCCCTGGCTTTTGGGATGCGCGTCATGGGGTATCGCAGGCATCCATCCCCGGAAGTGGAGAATTTTGGGGCCCAAATAACAGACAGCTTGTCTGACGGGTTATCTAATGCGGATTTTGTGTCTTTGCATGTTCCCTTGAATGCTCAAACTCACCACATGATTTCCGTCGATGAACTCGCTTGCATGAAAAAAAGTGCCTTTATGATCAATGTGAGTAGGGGCCAAGTTGTTGACCCGGACGCCCTCTATCACGCTTTACACAGCCATGTCATTGCCGGTGCGGCCTTGGATGTGATGGATCAGGAGCCACCTGCGGCAAATCATCCGCTATTTGGCCTCGATAATCTCGTTCTCACACCGCACATTGCCGGTAATACCCACGAGGCTACAAAAAGATGTGTAATGACGGTCGTAGAAGAAGTTGACAAGGTGTTGTGCGCCAAACCGCCACGATACATCGTCAACCCTGAAGCCTTGAACCGCAAAACATTGCAATAA